One Gambusia affinis linkage group LG15, SWU_Gaff_1.0, whole genome shotgun sequence genomic window carries:
- the LOC122845114 gene encoding arrestin red cell isoform X2, which yields MGDKAGTRVFKKSSPNCKLTVYLGKRDFVDHLDHVDPVDGVILVDPEYLKDRKVFVTLTCAFRYGREDLDVLGLSFRKDLYISTFQAFPPVPEEKKANSRLQERLLKKLGQHAHPFYFTIPQNLPCSVTLQPGPEDTGKACGVDFEIRAFCAKSIEEKIHKRNSVRLVIRKVQYAPEKPGPQPMVETTRSFLMSDRSLHLEASLDKELYYHGEPISVNVHVTNNSTKTVKRVKISVRQYADICLFSTAQYKCPVAQLEADDQVSSSSTFCKVYTLTPTLDKNREKRGLALDGKLKHEDTNLASSTIVKDVTNKEVLGILVSYRVKVKLVVSRGGDVSVELPFILMHPKPVEPPASRPQSAVPDSDPPIDTNLIEFDTNVSQDDDFVFEDFARLRLKGVVDDKDEDC from the exons agtCTTCAAGAAGTCCAGTCCGAACTGCAAG CTCACAGTCTACCTGGGGAAGCGGGACTTTGTGGACCACCTGGACCACGTGGACCCAGTAG ATGGAGTGATCCTGGTGGACCCGGAGTACCTGAAGGACAGGAAAG tcTTCGTCACGCTGACCTGCGCCTTCCGGTACGGCCGGGAGGACCTGGACGTCCTGGGCCTGTCCTTCAGGAAGGACCTGTACATCTCCACCTTCCAG GCGTTCCCTCCAGTTCCTGAGGAGAAGAAAGCCAACAGCCGGCTGCAGGAGCGTCTACTGAAGAAGCTGGGCCAGCACGCCCATCCTTTCTACTTCACA ATCCCTCAGAACCTGCCGTGTTCGGTCACCCTGCAGCCCGGACCAGAGGACACTGGGAAG GCTTGCGGTGTGGACTTTGAGATCAGAGCGTTCTGTGCCAAGTCCATAGAGGAGAAGATCCACAAGAG GAACTCGGTGCGCCTGGTGATCAGGAAGGTCCAGTATGCCCCGGAGAAGCCGGGCCCTCAGCCCATGGTGGAGACGACCCGGAGCTTCCTGATGTCGGACCGCTCCCTGCACCTGGAGGCGTCGCTGGATAAGGAG CTGTACTACCACGGCGAGCCCATCAGCGTGAACGTTCACGTCACCAACAACTCCACCAAGACGGTGAAGAGAGTCAAGATCTCAg TGCGCCAATACGCTGACATCTGCCTGTTCAGCACCGCCCAATATAAATGCCCAGTGGCCCAGCTGGAGGCAGA CGACCAGGTGTCGTCCAGCTCCACTTTCTGTAAGGTGTACACTCTGACTCCGACGCTGGACAAGAACCGGGAGAAGAGAGGCCTGGCTCTGGACGGGAAGCTGAAGCACGAAGACACCAACCTGGCCTCCTCCACCAT agtGAAGGACGTGACCAACAAGGAGGTTCTGGGCATCCTGGTGTCCTACAGGGTCAAGGTGAAGCTGGTGGTGTCACGCGGAGG GGACGTGTCGGTGGAGCTGCCCTTCATCCTGATGCATCCCAAACCCGTGGAGCCGCCCGCGTCCCGTCCACAGTCAG CCGTGCCGGACTCGGACCCACCCATCGACACCAACCTCATCGAGTTCGACACCAA CGTCTCCCAGGACGATGACTTCGTCTTCGAGGACTTCGCCCGCCTGCGCCTCAAAGGCGTTGTGGACGACAAGGACGAGGACTGCTAG
- the LOC122845114 gene encoding arrestin red cell isoform X1 — MGDKAGTRVFKKSSPNCKLTVYLGKRDFVDHLDHVDPVDGVILVDPEYLKDRKVFVTLTCAFRYGREDLDVLGLSFRKDLYISTFQAFPPVPEEKKANSRLQERLLKKLGQHAHPFYFTIPQNLPCSVTLQPGPEDTGKACGVDFEIRAFCAKSIEEKIHKRNSVRLVIRKVQYAPEKPGPQPMVETTRSFLMSDRSLHLEASLDKELYYHGEPISVNVHVTNNSTKTVKRVKISVRQYADICLFSTAQYKCPVAQLEADDQVSSSSTFCKVYTLTPTLDKNREKRGLALDGKLKHEDTNLASSTIVKDVTNKEVLGILVSYRVKVKLVVSRGGDVSVELPFILMHPKPVEPPASRPQSAVPDSDPPIDTNLIEFDTNSVSQDDDFVFEDFARLRLKGVVDDKDEDC; from the exons agtCTTCAAGAAGTCCAGTCCGAACTGCAAG CTCACAGTCTACCTGGGGAAGCGGGACTTTGTGGACCACCTGGACCACGTGGACCCAGTAG ATGGAGTGATCCTGGTGGACCCGGAGTACCTGAAGGACAGGAAAG tcTTCGTCACGCTGACCTGCGCCTTCCGGTACGGCCGGGAGGACCTGGACGTCCTGGGCCTGTCCTTCAGGAAGGACCTGTACATCTCCACCTTCCAG GCGTTCCCTCCAGTTCCTGAGGAGAAGAAAGCCAACAGCCGGCTGCAGGAGCGTCTACTGAAGAAGCTGGGCCAGCACGCCCATCCTTTCTACTTCACA ATCCCTCAGAACCTGCCGTGTTCGGTCACCCTGCAGCCCGGACCAGAGGACACTGGGAAG GCTTGCGGTGTGGACTTTGAGATCAGAGCGTTCTGTGCCAAGTCCATAGAGGAGAAGATCCACAAGAG GAACTCGGTGCGCCTGGTGATCAGGAAGGTCCAGTATGCCCCGGAGAAGCCGGGCCCTCAGCCCATGGTGGAGACGACCCGGAGCTTCCTGATGTCGGACCGCTCCCTGCACCTGGAGGCGTCGCTGGATAAGGAG CTGTACTACCACGGCGAGCCCATCAGCGTGAACGTTCACGTCACCAACAACTCCACCAAGACGGTGAAGAGAGTCAAGATCTCAg TGCGCCAATACGCTGACATCTGCCTGTTCAGCACCGCCCAATATAAATGCCCAGTGGCCCAGCTGGAGGCAGA CGACCAGGTGTCGTCCAGCTCCACTTTCTGTAAGGTGTACACTCTGACTCCGACGCTGGACAAGAACCGGGAGAAGAGAGGCCTGGCTCTGGACGGGAAGCTGAAGCACGAAGACACCAACCTGGCCTCCTCCACCAT agtGAAGGACGTGACCAACAAGGAGGTTCTGGGCATCCTGGTGTCCTACAGGGTCAAGGTGAAGCTGGTGGTGTCACGCGGAGG GGACGTGTCGGTGGAGCTGCCCTTCATCCTGATGCATCCCAAACCCGTGGAGCCGCCCGCGTCCCGTCCACAGTCAG CCGTGCCGGACTCGGACCCACCCATCGACACCAACCTCATCGAGTTCGACACCAA CAGCGTCTCCCAGGACGATGACTTCGTCTTCGAGGACTTCGCCCGCCTGCGCCTCAAAGGCGTTGTGGACGACAAGGACGAGGACTGCTAG